The segment AACAAAGGTAATCTAAGTGCTACTTCGGGTAATGGTCAAAAGGGTAATTCAGCTCAAAGCAGATCTAGTTTGACACGGTCAGGTCATCGGAAGCCTACTGAACCTTTGGATGCTTCTCCTACAAGTTTGGTATTAActctaaggaccattttgtatttCTGAATCAAAATTTTTTGAAAGATTTGTTTGATATTAAGTGCAATAAGGAGGGATCTTTCTTTGTAATGATTTCATAAACTtttttttggtttagtcccgttTAGAAACTGCAAAATGGAATGATTCGGTCTCGACAAGTTCTTTTTCAGAAGCTGAACTGATGGAGGTGAGATTTTGggtaatttgaattgatttatagTATGTGGAAGTTTTAATCACAGCTAGATCTGAGAAAACTGAAAACCGAACCATAGTGTTTGATTTCAAGTCTTGTTTTACTGAATTCTGTTCATTTTCAGTCTGGATAACATCTAAACATATTTCGTTTGATTTTTGACTGAGAAGTTAAAAAAACGAATGGACCAAGTCTATCCTAGCCAGTGGAATTTGGTTACCTATGACATTCTATTCATTTTTGGTTCAGTTTTTTAACAGATCAAAAGTACTGAATAGTAACTATAATTTCTTACCAAAACCGAACCATTATTACTCTATCTCAGGCCAAGCATTTAATTCATAGTTTAAGAAGTgcttgattttttatttatttaaattttgaagCTGATCAATATTATTGTTTTACATTTGTAAATCTTCTGAAACACTTTGTTTGTCATGCTTTATTTTTCAAGTCATTCCAAGGGGAGAATTTGGTCGGAGATGCTACTGCTGCTAGTGACATATACAGAACTGTCAAATCCGAAGTGAGGCGGGCTATTTCCGATATCCAAAATGAGCTTCAGGGTGTAAGTTAATTTGGCTTCTTGGATTTGAAATTATCCCTTGGATCTCTAGATGAGTTAAGTCATTGGACATGAGGATACCTTTGTCTTCAAAGCTGCTTTTTCCACATACCTGTATTTGACACTCGTATCTGGTCCAAGTAACATAGTTTGTAAATAATCTGGAGAAGAAAGCAAATACTTGATTTTGGTATTAGTTATTTTTCTCACAGCTTCTCTGACTGTGTTCTTCAGATTTACCTTGTAAAGAGGTTGAGCTGTATGCCGGTCAATGATTTGTTATTGCTTCTTATGATTTCAGGCTATCAGGAGTAATGCAACCACCAATAGGGTTGAGCTAGTTTCAGACATACAACATGAATATGCTACAAAGCTCGAGCATGTAATTTTCTTCTTTGCAAACGTCTTTTTATGATCTAAATATGTTTTACCTTTATATGCTAGAAACATGGACACGTACGTGTTACTTTTCTCTCTCCTGAATCCCTGATCTACTTTTTTCTCTCAAAAAGAAAATTGTGCCAATTCTTGTCGGCCTGTAGGTCCAAAGCAGATCAATGGCCCAATGGCTTTTGCTTCTCCTCTCCCTTCACTTACCCTCCTTTGCTCtcctttttttttagaaaaaatttcCACTTCATTTGTttcagttttttttcttttaatagaaacttaaaaaaaaaatttgctgATGGCTACGGGCAATTGATCCACAAGACAGTCTGGCGATGACTAGGATTTTTATACCATGTGTCCTGATTTGATTGGTTGGTCTGGCCACGTTAAGAATTAGTAACTGTCTGTAGTCCCAGAGCCAAACTGTACAGAATTGAAGTTCAAGTTACATAAGTACACATTTTAGCCTTTTAGGTACCAAATTTACTGATATGCGTATGCTGCAACGTCTAAATCAAATATTTAATCGTATATTTTCCTATTTCCTTACATTCGCAGTCCCAAGAACGTGCTAGACAACTTCGAGCTGACCTAGCTGTAGAGGAACACCGGGGCATGGAGCTTAGTAGGATTCTGAAGGAAGTGCTTCCAGATGCAAAGACTCCTAGCACAAAGAAATCTCATCCACGTAGAAAAGTAAGCATTTATAGTTTACTAAGTTTCCCGATACAGTTTTACATTTTACGTATAAAAAGGCAATTTTTGTACTGATGCATGCCTATAATTGTTCAGATGAGGATTGTACCAGTCCTGTTGGAAGAGAACTTTTCAGATTCTTATAATCATTTCAAATACTATTCTTGCAGTTTGTTGGGTTCTTTATCTGAGAGAATTTAATTTGTACTTTAATTTGTATAAATCTCATTTCCAGTTCAAGTAAGTTTCACTGCAGTTTACACAGATTGCATCATTTAGGAAGTTTAGATGACAGTGTTTATGTAGGATTTCCTATTTTGTTAAAGTGTTAATTCTAAAGGTACAATAATGAGTCGTTTCATTGCATTAATGTTCTATGTTATTCAGACTCAGATGTTAGTGTCCGATATGGATATGTGTCTAATATGAGTATGTTTAACTTTTTTCaagtttttccatgtatttgAAGGATCATTTGAGGGTCTTATCCTCACGCCCATATCCAAATATGTATTGGACATGGTACTTCAAGCAAAATGAAGAATCAAAGTAGCATAGTTAGTGTTTGCAAAATATTATGCATGAAAGTTGTTTTGATTATTTCATTGATCCTATTGGAAATTTCCAGATAATTTGCATATATGTTGGTCTTTGAGTTTGCTTCTTCGCCTGCTCTCTTCTCTAAATAAATTCTACTTAAATATGGTGACAGACTAGCATTGAGAGAAGGAAGATATCAAAATGCCTGACAGATGATGCCCTTGCCTATTTCGATGAGTGTGTATCACTATCAACATTTGACGGCTCTGACTTCTCATCAATAGAAGATCCACCAGTCAAATGCGTGGGCACTGTTGATGTTGATGGAGTATCGTTGCCGCATGCAAATTCAAGCATTCCGTCCACCAATTTCCCTAGCAGTTATCTCCATGATAAACAGGTTTGTTTTTCATATATTCATATTTCTCATAatgtttttctttcattttttttaaatctagATGCTAAAACTGATGGGCAAATCAAGTAACTTTAGGGCTTGTGGTTGGTAAAACTGGTGTTATTCAGAAGGGTGTAAGTGTTGGATACGGAACGCATCTGATGTGGCGTTTCTCTCTTTTAAGTTCAAAAGAATCTCAGAGTTGAGGCTTGATATGTAGTAAGAAAATGCAGTTGAAATCATGCATGATTGAACTGTTGTCTATATCGTCCAAAAGAAGAAAAGTCAATATTTCTATGTTTGCAGGAAGGTCCATTCACATACAACCATGATGTTTCGGGTTTAACCAGCAGTGACGGCAGCATGGAGCAGAACAGTATCGATTGCGAATGGAATCGGAAATTCCAGTTTTCCTTTTCTCCCAAACCAGGTTCGATATGCGAGCTCCAACAAGACATTAAAAAGTACGTCAAAGGTTTTGAGAAAGACACCGGGAAGATTGATGTTGATTCACGGATTAAACAAAGAAATAGTTATGATCGGGAAGAATATAATTTGCTGGGATCACAACAAAGCTTGTTGTTTGATCATGTGTTCCTCAAAAACAGGTTAGATGCTGGAAGTTTGCATCTCTGCAACGGTGGATGTTTTTCAGCTTCATTTTTGCCTTTTGCTTCTTTAATCTAAACCTAAGGGctttaagaataaataaatatagtATTATACAAGTATTTGTTTTCAAATGCACGAAAATAtggggtttatttatttatttatatacaaattattaatgtaaatattaattaaaatatgtattggTATGTAATTTGCTATTTCTTTTTGGTGCTAATCATGTAGAAGAAGTAGGCAAGTAGTTAAGGTTAATGACCTAGTAAAGTATAAAGCATAGAAACACCCAGTCCCACGACGATAACAACTGCTAACCCCATATTCACTAACATTGTCTTATCATCATCTTCCTTCCTCGTTTCTTTGTTCtccttcactttctcttcaaCCACCTTATTAACAGATGATCCGTTGCTTTCAGCCTTCTTCGCAACACCCTTTCCTTTTCCATCGCCTTCCAACTTCCCTTCCTGGCTTTCATCTCTCACTGAGCCCGTCTCTTCCATAGCGGTTGTTTCTGGTTCAGCTGCTTTTCCATCATTGGCCATCTTTTTGTCGACAGAGTCCGCCGTTGTTTCTGGAGGGAGGTTGGGGGTTTCCTCCACCAACTCATTGGTAGATGGTTGTTGAGAAACGTCATTGGAAATTCTGGGGAATTTGAGGGTAAGAATCCCTCGTCCGAATAGTTTCTCCATTTTAGACAAATGGAGTTCTGGTGGAATGTTGAAAACTTCATCGAGTGGCAAAGTTTTGTTATTAGGTAGCCGACGCTTTCCTTCTATTTTTAGAGTTGCAGTGGAAGAGTCGGGTGTTATTATCAGTTGATCCACTGCGAATGCTGCAATATCAGGCACGGAAAACAAAATGAATAACTAGCGAAAGTCGTAATAGAGATGTACGAAAATATCCATATTCAATAGTTTATCATTTACAACTAAATTGACTTGTGTTTTATAGTATAATATAGATAAATTTAGTAATTGTTATGGTATATAAAACtatacaaacacaacatgaaAACATGAATTGTACGGATGttgaaaaagaaaaaccaaaaggatattatgatatgaaataaataatataaatgtaACACGTCTATTCGAAAAATATAACACGGGTTATTAATGTATCAAAACTTATATAAAACCAATGTTTTTAGAATTGTATTAGTGGCTAAATTGTTACTAATTTATCGATCTAATTGGCTCGACTGGTTCATTcagtttgattaaataatttattaaaaaataaaaatattaaaaatacaattcaaccattcaatccaAACATCTAGttcaatcaattttttatttGGTTTAATTGGTTTGTACTAATTACCAGGTTAACTAATTCAAAActtctctttaaaatattttctcaATCGATTCCTAATTCAACATATCTGATTGATCGATCCAATACAGTTCAAACAACTTTACATAAAACTCTAAATATAATTAAGATATTGAAATGAAAACATGAATTGGACACGTTAAAAAGAAAGACCAAAAGGATGATATGAAAAAAAGTAAGATGTCCAAACCAAATCAATAACATGAGTTATTAATATATATCTTGTATAAATACCATGTTATTTAAACTAAATTAGATTGGTCGATCGGGATATTGGTTGAAAAAGTGCTTTTGAACTAGTTAGACTGGAAATTATTGAATTAGTTAAAAATTGGTTAAATCAagatttcttaaaattttaattttttaataattttttagttaaACTGATTGGATCGACCAATTTGACCATCGGACCAGTTTTGAAAAAATTGTTAAATGCTAATGACAAtgtgaatgaaaaaaaattatgtaataaatttatttaaaaatcatataaagCTTAAATGTGAATTGGGTTGAAATGATAAAGTTAAgataatgaaaattttgatgttttgaattcAAATCATGTGTatgcatttttaaaattttatataaaaatataaaaaaagacaaaaatatcttcaaaacaatatttttcacttcataaaaataaaattttttattttgataattttacaattgAATTGAGATCTAATTGTTGCATAACACTAGTTCaatcaaacttttaaataatCGTATAGACGTAACACCGCTTTAAACCACCATAATATGGCCGATCTCAAACAATAGTTGGTATTGTTGCAACATGCAGAAGAACATAGGTTTGAACACTCTTAAGCGTGTATAATTTAAGGAATTATGGGTAATTAATAGAAATTGTTGGAACGGTTTTTAATGCACTGTTGTTTGAACTGAATTGAACTAATTGAGATACTTTAGTTGAAATGATTGATTTGAGAGTCGATATGAATGTTGATTGAATAGGATTGAATATTGTTTATTTGATTTACACGTGAAAACTTTTGATCTGAAATCTCAATCTTCCTAAAAAGCTAAGCCTCAAGTAAACATGTTAGCCCGATAATGACAGGTTTTTTActtacatattttaataataaaattgtattaatatgaataaaaataaaaataaaatatttgtctTTAGAAACTAAATTTGAGGTGGTCGGCCTCAGAAACAAAACTTATAATAACACCCATAACcatgtaaaaataaatatgaaaaaaaggggaaaatacCAGGAAGATAAATGAATAAAAAGCTAGCATCTTGTTGATGCTTCCATTCAGATTTAGGCTTGAAATTCTGGGATGGCTGCTGCTGTGGAGCTGGTGGTACATATATCCCATTTGGTCTTGGCCCTctgttcatctttcttttcttttcttttttcttaaaataatattaaaagctTTAAGAAAAtatgtaaataaaaataaagaagttCTGTGGGGTTCATTTTTGAAGGTTTATTTATAAAAGTGTGGGTTTAGGAATTTGTGCTTTGGTTAGGTTATAAAGGAATAGGAGAGGTATATTCTTTGCCTAAATCCTAGgtagttttatcattttaagaTACGTTTTACTACAACTGTTAATCGGGTTAGGCTCGAAATTTAGGAAAGTTTAAGTGAAAATATTAGGTTTGAAAAATAAGTTTAGACAAAAATAATTTGATTCGTTTAAAATATGAGTTAAGCTCGAGCTTAAACATTTAAGGTTTGAGCCCATCTCGACCTAGCCCTTTTtaaagtttataatattttatatattatgttatttaaaatacataaaaaaataaatctatactAAATATGTAATACTACTTTAATGTAATCATTAAAACAAtattaagatgactatataaaaataaaaaaagaagagtttattattcttattcttatATCTTTTAAGagctatttaaatttaattcaaaatggGACAAATTAATATGTAAATAAACCAAAAGTTTAATTAAGTGGAACTCTTTTTTCAACCAATCTAAACAGGGCAATTACTTCGTCAGGTCCCTAAATGTTTTGCCCTTGAATGTTTTAATTCGGTACCGCCAATTTGTTAGGCGAcaccaaaaaaattatttttttcaaaagatCTTTAGGGTAGTGCCGCCTGGAAAAATAAAACGATAGTTAACTCTGCTGTAGAAATCATGTCATTCTCATAATTAATCTTGAAATTAAgatatttttataagtttttaaaCTTAGATGATATTCCTAAAAAGccaagttgaaaaaaaaaaaggttcagTTTAATATTAATCTATCTGGCGTAAAGCAAAGGAATTCATTAATATGTACTTCTTccatacttttttttttcctttttgcttCTTCCGGATTTCACTTCAGTCctgtttttataattattatgatttcataatttTGTGCATatattaaattttcttatttataaATCTTTTGTTTCAATATCATTAAAATAAATCTCTATATGTGGATGATAAACGGATGTGGTtgtatattttactatatatatatatatatatatatatataaaccttaCGAGTTAAATTTAtggttaaattttgctattagtctttatattttatgaaagttgtggatttagtatttctcaaaatttaaaatttcaattctcACTAAATAataactattaaatttattaatttaagttctactatttctaaaatttattttaatcagaaattttaaaattcaaaaatatataggGACTTAAAATGATTCAATTAAAGAATATGGACTAAATATATAATTGTATACATAATACATGACTAGTAATTAAATTTATCTAAATAAATTTAACTGTTACTATTTAGGTCGggattaaaaattcaaaattaagaaGTACAGATATTGAAATTGAGCAATGCAAAAAGTACAGAAGcgaaaattgatcaaattaaagtataaagactaaattcatAACTTTTTAAAGTATAGTcactaataacaaatttaaccctaaatttatctctctctttttttttaatatgaaaTACGAAAATTGTTAAAAATCACTAAAGATGTTAAGAATAATATAATACATTCttagataatatttatattttgacccataataaacaataaatatcACACCATTAATTAATAATAGGATGGCACATTATCACATGTGtaaaatagaaaatattaaagggcttaaaataaatattaataatgatcattaaacataaatttcgaaactcaaaatttagaATCCTCTTTAATCTAAAACTTAAAAATctaaaacttgaaattcaaaaccTAAAAcctgaaaaaaaattataattaataaatgaaaatgtgttattttattattaactgTTAGTTAGTGCATGACATTTATTCATTGACCACTCATCAAATATTAatcattattataaatatt is part of the Gossypium arboreum isolate Shixiya-1 chromosome 5, ASM2569848v2, whole genome shotgun sequence genome and harbors:
- the LOC108489895 gene encoding uncharacterized protein LOC108489895, which translates into the protein MVVSSTFESSLRRGNPTSRKAAPSSSESSKRAAAAPPRRSRSVSAFSRTSSSDFSGFSIKRDNPLFVNTNNNNNSNSTSNDEDDDDSGALLPNSGFKSDRITSKTKPKAVAAHDYNNRRGRPVSRTGSDGKQWSGSGNSISKESSRSFSVVDTRRRGRSVSRTPLSRTHVATSESEVEQEGNSWMKSKNKGNLSATSGNGQKGNSAQSRSSLTRSGHRKPTEPLDASPTSLSRLETAKWNDSVSTSSFSEAELMESFQGENLVGDATAASDIYRTVKSEVRRAISDIQNELQGAIRSNATTNRVELVSDIQHEYATKLEHSQERARQLRADLAVEEHRGMELSRILKEVLPDAKTPSTKKSHPRRKTSIERRKISKCLTDDALAYFDECVSLSTFDGSDFSSIEDPPVKCVGTVDVDGVSLPHANSSIPSTNFPSSYLHDKQEGPFTYNHDVSGLTSSDGSMEQNSIDCEWNRKFQFSFSPKPGSICELQQDIKKYVKGFEKDTGKIDVDSRIKQRNSYDREEYNLLGSQQSLLFDHVFLKNRLDAGSLHLCNGGCFSASFLPFASLI
- the LOC108489896 gene encoding inactive protein RESTRICTED TEV MOVEMENT 2-like, with the translated sequence MNRGPRPNGIYVPPAPQQQPSQNFKPKSEWKHQQDASFLFIYLPAFAVDQLIITPDSSTATLKIEGKRRLPNNKTLPLDEVFNIPPELHLSKMEKLFGRGILTLKFPRISNDVSQQPSTNELVEETPNLPPETTADSVDKKMANDGKAAEPETTAMEETGSVRDESQEGKLEGDGKGKGVAKKAESNGSSVNKVVEEKVKENKETRKEDDDKTMLVNMGLAVVIVVGLGVSMLYTLLGH